The Bacillota bacterium genome contains a region encoding:
- a CDS encoding Gfo/Idh/MocA family oxidoreductase — translation MFKIGIIGCGWIVKKAYLPVLAQMSDVKVSGIFDINFKNASNIRKQYKIYDNIDDFLCTSHDAVIIATPNNTHSYYTNLVLNSGIHVLCEKPVAFTRSAAEFSVSTAKANQKIYLPALVNRFRKDVLKFCELVSLIGEVLEVDVSWIRKSGIPRPGTWITNREKAGGGALIDIGTHVIDIGLMFISDKRIKHEHLIYVTIEDIEHKGAQWNMSNESQNISIDVETWAKGEIVFGNNVVLKFNVSWASDVSEDVTAIKVVGTNGTVSMDTLFGFSNNFMRKNIIIRHTAKDGKEETVYFPMNNTFALDAFSDLVTYFIDLIYGNRLKILQPSDGIYIVDAIERLYKSSFMRKVDI, via the coding sequence ATGTTTAAAATAGGAATCATCGGTTGCGGATGGATTGTGAAAAAAGCATATTTGCCTGTTCTTGCCCAAATGAGCGATGTGAAAGTAAGCGGAATATTTGACATCAATTTTAAAAATGCGAGTAATATACGGAAGCAATACAAAATCTACGACAATATAGACGATTTTTTATGCACATCGCATGATGCTGTTATAATTGCTACACCAAATAACACTCACTCATATTATACAAATCTGGTTTTAAATTCAGGCATACATGTATTATGTGAAAAGCCTGTGGCATTTACAAGGTCTGCTGCTGAATTTTCAGTTTCCACAGCTAAAGCGAATCAAAAAATTTATCTTCCTGCGCTTGTAAACAGATTCAGAAAAGACGTTTTGAAATTCTGTGAGCTGGTTTCTTTGATTGGTGAGGTACTGGAAGTTGATGTCAGCTGGATTCGCAAATCAGGAATACCAAGGCCAGGCACATGGATTACAAACAGGGAAAAAGCAGGTGGCGGAGCATTAATTGATATTGGTACTCATGTAATAGATATAGGTTTAATGTTTATTTCAGACAAAAGAATAAAACATGAACATTTGATTTACGTAACCATTGAAGATATTGAACACAAAGGAGCCCAATGGAATATGAGCAATGAAAGCCAAAATATATCCATTGATGTGGAGACTTGGGCCAAGGGTGAAATAGTATTTGGCAATAATGTAGTACTGAAATTTAATGTTAGCTGGGCGTCCGATGTCAGCGAGGATGTTACAGCTATTAAAGTGGTTGGGACCAATGGGACAGTCAGTATGGACACATTGTTCGGGTTTAGCAACAATTTTATGCGGAAAAATATTATAATTAGACATACAGCGAAGGATGGCAAAGAGGAAACTGTATACTTCCCAATGAATAATACATTTGCGTTAGATGCTTTTAGTGACTTGGTTACCTATTTTATTGATTTGATATATGGGAATCGATTGAAAATTCTACAGCCGTCAGACGGTATTTATATTGTTGATGCG